A region of the Spartobacteria bacterium genome:
CTATGGCGATCAGGCATACGATGTTCGGTTTGAGGATGGCACTCCGATATGGGATTACTACAGTGATGTCTGGTATTTGACAAACTATCCGACACAGGAGGTCGGTTTTATTACGTTTTCCAACGGGAAAAATGATAGTGCAATAGGCTGGGAGCAGGCCGTACGGTTTTATGAGACTTTACAGGAAACAAAGCGTCCTCATATGTTTTCTTGGGGGCAGGCCGGACACGGGCAGCGGGCGGCAACGCCAAATACAACCGATAACTCAGTGATGCCGATTGATATACAGAAAGCACAAAGCCTGCCTGCATTTACGCACTGTCAACTGGATGGGAATCCAGGGAATGGAGATCCATTGGACGGCGATGAGTCCGGTTATGTGAACCGCTGGCTCTATTGGGAAACTTCTAATGTGGTCGATACTGCCACAAACTGGGCTATGACTGTGGCACTGATGGATAGTTCTCCGCAAGCGGAAACCCGTGTCGATATAACGCCGCGAAACTTGCAGAACTTTCAGGTGCAGCCAGGCTTTGTAATTGAGTGGAATAATGTGGATGTCAGCAGTGATTCGGTTGTTGAGTCAGGCGAAGTCATTGTCGATTCACTCGGTCTTGTGACATTGGAACAGGTGCTGGTGAGCACGAACCAAAATCGTTTTGCACTTAGAGTATCCCAGAAGCCCAAAGCGGCTTTTGTTACTTCCCCTGAGCGGGGAAATGCACCGCTGAATGTACAGTTTACGGACACTTCGGGGGGACAGGTTAGTAGTTGGGAGTGGGACTTTGATAATGACGGTGAAGTTGATTCCACTCTGCAAAATCCCGCAAATACCTATGGCTCTGCTGGCCTGTATTCTGTCAAGTTAACTGTTGCCGGCGCGGAGGGGTCCAGCACGCTTGTAAAAACCAATGTCATAGAAGTTTTGCCTATGGGCATGCCTGTTGCGGCCTTTTCAATGGATATTACCAACGGAATTCGGCCGCTTACGGTGGTGTTTTCCGACGAATCTTCGGGAAGTATAACCAATCGTTTGTGGAGTTTCGGAGATGGAGTAAGTGCTTCCAGTATTAATCCAGAGCATACCTATACGACTGCAGGAACATATACCATCACCCTGAATGTTACCGGGGAGGTAGGAAAAGATCGTGTCATCAGGACGAATGCGGTGATGGTCTCTCCCGTTCCTGTATTGGCGGCATTTTCTGTTTCTAAACGTTATTCCGACATTACCCGGGTCTTACGGTTTTCCGATGAATCTTCAGGCGATGGAGGTCAGTGGTCTTGGAGTTTTGGAGATGGAAGCAGCTCTACAAATCAGCACCCCGAACACCAGTATACTTCCGCTGGTTTGTACGATGTTTCACTCACGGTCTCCGGGCCGGGCGGAATCTCAACGGAAAACAAAACCGGCTATATTCAAATAACTGACGAGCCGGGAGTAAATTATTTTGTTGGAACTCCGACCGATGATGTCGATGAAGATACACAGGGTGGAATGTGTTTAACGCGTGAGTATTTGAACCTTTGCGGATGGGGAGTGAACAGTCTTGTCGGTCTGCGGTTTACCAATGTGGCCATTCCGCAGAACTCATTGATAACCAGGGCTTACTTAGAGCTTGATCCACGTGATCCGAATCAGAAAAGCGATGTATCGGTGAATGTTTTTGTGGAAAACAGTGATGATGCGGCTTCTTTCACAACCAACCGATATGATCTGAGCGCACGCCCGCGAACTGCAGCAAATAACTGGGTTCCTCCTGACTGGGGACCATCGCATGAGCAGGGAGCTGCACAGCGAACGCCGGATTTATCTGCTCAGCTTCAGCAGATCGTTAATAGACCGGGGTGGAGCAACGGAAATGCAGTTGCTGTCCTTTTTATAGACTGTTCTGAGGATAATGACAGTCGTTTCATTTCAGCAGTGGAAGATGGGTCGCCTGTACAAAATCGATTGCATGTGGAGTTTATTGAGTCCCCCTTTGGTCTGGATGAGTTTGTCTTCAGGCCGGGTGAACATATTATCGGTACGACGAATGCCGTCGCAGGATATACGTATCTGCTTCAATGCACGTCGAACCTGCTGCAAACAGATTATCAGACGCTGCAAACGGGCTTGGTTGAGCATGCGCAGCCTTCTCAATCCATTGTTTTTACAAATACAATTCAACGAGAGACGCCGCTGCTCTTCTATCGCATTAAGCGTGTTCGGTAATTTTACTAAAAGGATTAGAAATCAAGAAAACAAGACCCTGCGTTGTACTAACTCATGACACACTGAATCATGAGGCGGACGGTGGTTGTTGTTCCATTGTCAAGTGCGGCTAAAGCTCAGGTATAGAATTAAAGTAAACGGAGAAAGCTGATGAAAGTATCAAACCCCGTATTAAAAGGATTTAACGCTGACCCTGTTATTATTTATGCGAACGGTCTATATTACATTGCAAACTCAACATTTGAATGGTTCCCTGGCGTTCAAATTCATAAATCAACAGATTTAGTTAATTGGGAACTTGCAACAAGACGATTATATTGAGGTTTCAGACGATATTGTCTATAAGGAAGAAAATGAAATCTTTTATGACTTTAATGATGACAGCTATAAAAAAGATTTTCAATCATTGAGAATTCCTTTGGATAAAAATGTTGTAAACACAGAAGAGAGAAAAGGTTATTTAAGAATTTACGGTAAAGAATCTGTGAGCTCATGTCACGAACAGAGCCTTGTATGCAGAAGACAGGATGCTTTTATATTTGAAGCTCAGACAAGACTTTGTTTTGAACCTGAAACGTTTCAGCATACAGCGGGTCTAATATATAGGTATAATGAAGATAACTTATATTATTTGTTTGCGTCATATGATGAAGTTTTAAATATACCGGACTGAATCCTGAATCCGGATGCACTGATTAATATGCACAGAGGTGCAGAGATCGCAACGCTTCATCAAGATGAGAGATATTCCGTCGCTTGTTGCACGTTTTTTGTTTTATGACGATGGGGGATACGCTACTTTCTCCGCTTAGGTTCATTTGCAGTGAGCAACAATTCGTTTTGAGGATCGACATGTCAAAAATCATATCCATTCACTCTTTTCGCGGGGGGACAGGCAAGTCAAATACGACGGCCAATCTGTCGGCATTATTGGCGCTGGACGGAAAACGGGTGGGGGTAGTGGACACCGATATTCAATCGCCGGGAATTCATGTGCTCTTCGGTGTTCATGAGTCGGATTTCTCCTTTATGCTCAATGATTTTTTGTGGGGGCAATGTGAAATTGAACAAACGGCGCATGATGTCACGTCGGCACTGGGGGATTCGGTGTCCGGTCGCGTTTTCCTCATCCCATCCAGTGCCCATGCCGCTGATATTGCCCGCGTGATCAATGATGGATATGATATGACGTTGCTCAGCGAAGGATTTAAACGATTGATCGATTCGCTGGCGCTGGACGTGCTGTTGATTGATACCCATCCCGGACTCAACGAAGAAACGTTGCTTTCTTTGGCTATATCCAATGCGCTGGTGGTTGTTCTGCGTCCCGATTATCAGGATTATGAGGGAACCGGCATCACGGTTGAGGTCGCGAGAGAACTCGACGTGCCGACGATTCAGTTACTGGTCAACAAAACCCCCGCATCGTTTGATTCCAACGAAGTGAAAAAACGGGTAGAAGAGGCCTACCGTCTACCAGTGGGCGCGGTGATTCCTCACTGTGATGAACTTATGGCCCTGGCAAGCCATGAAATCTTTGTCGTTCGATATCCCGATCATGCTGTAACCGCTCATTATCGCCAGCTGCTTGCCTGTTTGTAGGTCATGAATAAATTCTTCACCCAACGCCGCATTACATTGGTTTCTGCAGTGGTGCTTTATGCTGTGGCCAACTATCTTTCGGGTAAAAAATATCTCCCGGGATGTTCCTTTGCGGAGTTGCGCCCGCAGATATGTTTACCGATTTTTATGGGACTGTATTTCGGTCCTGTTTACGGCTTTATCACCGGTGCGGGCGGGGATGGCATGGGTTATTTGCTGGCGGGAATCAATCCGCTGCCCTTGTGGGACTGGTCGTTGGCAAATGGTTTAGTGGGACTCATTGCAGGGTGTGTTCAGCGGGTGCAGCCACGTCGCATTACCTCACTTAAAGGGTTGCAGACACTCTACATGTTTCTTCTTTTATCGACATCCGTTCCTTTTCTTTTTCCCTCGGCCATGGTGGTTTTCAGCGGCTCCATGTCGTTGAAGGAAACCTTTCAGCGACTCTTTTTACCGATCTTTGTGACCGATGCGCTGTTTGCCATCATGATCATCCCTGTCTGTTTACTGGTTTCGGGTTTGCTGACGCGAACGATTTCCACGGCGATCTTTCTTATGACCACCTATCTCACGAGTATGGTGGCACTGGGCACTTTTGCTGCCTGCATGGTCACTGTCTGGGGACGGAACGCGCTCTCGTCGCTCGCCGCATCGCATTTGTATACCATTGGCGTGCTGGCATTATTGATTATTCTGTGTGGCTTTGCGCTGGCCTCCCATCTGGTACGGCGTATAACGCGGCCGCTACTGGCACTGGCGCAGACTGCCGATCATATTTCTGATGAAAAATATGAAGAGGCAGAAAATCTAAAGACATTGGAATCGCGTTCGGATGAACTGGGTAAACTGGCCTCCGCTTTTCGTCAAATGGCCGCAAAAGTCAAAATACGAGAAGCGACTTTAAAGGCCGAAGTTCGACAGCTGCATATTCAAATCGACCGATCCAAACAAAAACGCGAAGTATCTAAAATTACCGGCAGTGACTATTTTAAAACGCTGAAAAATAAGGCCGCAGAATTACGAATCAAGGACACCTCCTCATGAGCAAAAAGAATATCGGCAGTATCCTGTCCCAGCTGAAAAACAGCGATCGGTTCAAACCACGAGCCGCACCACGGCAGGCCGATGATTCCATGCGTGCCACCAGTTTCGGCATTCCCCTTCGGCGCACCGGGGAGGGCTGTTTCTGCATCGATATGACCGGTATCCGAACGCTGACCGGCATTCCGGAAATGGTGCACATATTGACACAGCAGTTTTTTGAACAGTGTCGAACGGCCGCATCGGACATCATGGTGCAAATGACGGTTAATTCAGAAATTACACCGGAATTAACGAAGGAAGGCATTGGCTATGTTGTGCTGTATGTGCGTTGTGCCATCGCGAAACAGCTCCAGCTCCACCGACCGGAAACCCGCCGGCATGTACACAAAGTGATCAGTTCGCTTCAGAGTGCCCGTGTGCGTGATTCCCTGTTTGCAAGCGAGTCAACCGCATGGCTGTTTCCCTTTCCTGCCAGCAGTGACATGGCGGACTATTTTGCCTTGCTGGAGCATGATGTACGGTTCGGATTTTTGCGTATTACCATCGAATCCAAAGCCGCTAATCGATTATTTCTAAAACGGATTCCTCACCGCATAGTGAGTGAGGATGACAATCCGCTGTACGTGCAGGATATTCATAAACTATCGGAAAAGATCATCGTAGGCATCCATCAGGCCTGTCAAAATCAGCGTGAATTCTATACCGAGGAACCCAGTCGGCAGCCGGCGGTTTTCGAGCTGTTGTCCCGCACAGAACTGAGCGGCTTGTCGCTCATTCATTTCAGCTGGAATAATCAGCGCATGACCCGTTTTTTACTGGGAAATGACCCCGAAATACTTGAACTCATCGCCAAAACCCTGATGTTGATCGAAGACGCGGCGGTTTTGCATACCCTGGCGGAATATCAGTTGATCGAACTCATCACCAATGAACGTCGCATCTATCTGGATCTTTCCCGTCGCGGAGCCTGTCTCAATGTTTCCATTGATCGACATCATCGTTCCGTCAACATTCACAGCTATCTTGAGCGCATGCCAAAACTGCATCAAACAGCGACCCGGGCCGACGCCGCCATGAAAAAAGTACGTGTGGTTTTCATTCATCATCTCACCGCCGAAACATTGGGTTGTATTCGTGCCATTCAACAAATGGATTGCGCTTTTTTTCATGGATTATTTATTCGTTACAAAGGTGTTACACCTGATGCCTATATGGATGCCCTTTTGAGTCTGCCCGAAGAACAATTCATTTTTCACAGTCTCCACAATCTCGGAGATCAGGAGCATCTGCAGGGGCATTTCGTGCTATCCCATCAATTTTCACCTATATCTCTGCTGCATCCCCTCACAGATGATCTGCGAACGACGCCGCACGACTATTTTTCCGCCATGCGAAAAACCTCCTGTCACATCTTTTTTCGCCAGATTATTGAGGCGAAGGCGGCACAGCAAAAGGTGCTCTTAATCGAAGATGGCGGCTATGTTGCCCCGTTGATCAACCAATGGGCAAAGGGAGGCATCACCGTAAAACAGGCCTTGGCACGGTGCTCCATGTCCGACGATGGCCTGCCTGAATCCGATCTCGCCGGCCCGCTGGCGACATGGTTGCAGGACGCTTTTTTATCCAGTGTCGAACACACACGCAACGGCTATGACCAGCTGCGCGACGTCATCAATAAATGCGACGGTCTTACTTTTCCCGCCTATACCATGGCCATTTCTGATTATAAAAATGTGGAAGAAGGTCGCGGTGCCGCCATGTCCATTATAGCCGCCTGCGAAGTGATCATGAACGGGCAGGGCGACAGCATCTATTGTCGCCACGGCATGGTCATCGGATCGCGCGGAAACATCGGACGCTTTCTCCTTAAACAATTGTCCGACCGCACGGCGTCTAATCAACGTTTCGGCATCGATGCCGCTTCGTCGCCCGAGGGACGGGCCATGCTCTGTGATGCGCCGGAATACACCCGCATGGATGATATACCCGAAACATCGCTGATCGAAACCGATCTCGTCATCGGCGTCACCGGCCATTCCGTTTTTCAGCCGGAGTCTCTCAGAACCATGATTCTAAAAGGAACGAAACAGCGTATTTATCTCGCCAGCGGATCAACCAAAAATCTTGAATTCGCCGCCGTCATCACTTGGTTGCAAACCATTCGAAATCAGTCGAATCCAAAGATAGATGACTATCCTGTACGTGTCGAAACCGTCCCCGTTCTTGATCCCTTGACGGAGGTCAGTCAGGGTACGCGTATTCGCATTCATTTTACCGGCGAAACCCTTCCCCCGGGCATACAAAAAAACCGCCCCTACAAAGATATTCTGCTGCTGGCCGACGGCATGCCGCTCAACTTTAATTTCTATGGTGTTCCAAGCGAAATTATTGATCAAGTCATGCAGCAGCTCATCCAGATGTGCCTGCTGGGTGTATCGCAGCCTATGTCGGACACTCCGCCTGAACCAGATTTATATGTGCTCGATTTTACCATCGACGCAAACGGAAACCCGCTAACCGGAAGGATATTACCATGAAAACGATCTTGTTTGGTGCCCTTGCAGGCTTGCTTCTGCCTCTTTCTATACACGCAGTCAGTCGCGACGAAATCATCAGAGGCCTCGATCTTATCCCCATGAATGATGGCGCCTGTTCAGGGTTTTACAAAGAAATGTATGCCTGTTCCATTAATGCCGCCCATGCCAAAGCCCGTCCCGCATCCTCGCTCATCTACTACCTCATGCCCGGTGGACTTTTCGATCCGTGGCATAAACTGTCCTCGGATGAAATCCTCGTTTATCACGCGGGTGCACCCATGCAGCAACTATTGATTTATCCTGACGGTACCATGCAGGAACTGATCCTCGGTCCTGATCCCACCAAAGGCCATCACCCCCAGATCATCATTCCCGCCGAAACATGGATGGGATTTCGCATTTTAGATGACGATCCCGATGCCTGGGGGTTATACGGTGTCTTTTGTTCGCCCGGCTGGCACTACGACGACATCACCATGACCACCGGCCCCGAATTAGGTGAAAAATTCCCTGAAACGGTCGAAAAAATGAAGCAGTTACGCATGTATGACGGGCAATGACAACGGCCGTTATATTTTTGAATCCGGAGCACTCGTGATGTTGTAGATCGTTATGTGGCTTATTTTGGATCAGCGGCTTGATTTTTGATGGTCTGGCCAACGTGCTCGAGATTGGTGATGTAATCATAGGCGAGGGGATCGATGGGGACGACGCGGCCATAAATAATCCGAGCAATGGCTTCGGCAGTGCTTTTGCTGAACTGGGGCTGGACGTAAATGACTTTGACGTGAGCTTCTTCTGCCTGATCGACGATGCGCGCCAGTTGGCGTGCACTTGGGTTTTTCCCTTCCACTTCGATCGCTACCTGTTCCAGGCCGTAGGAATGGGCGAAATAGCCCCATGAGGGATGAAAGACCAAAAGGGTCTGTCCATGCAGAGGGGCGAGTGTCTGAGTTAGTTTTTCATCCAGCACATCAAGATCATGCTGGAAGTCGCGCAGATTATTCTCATAGACCAATGTTCCTTCAGGATCGATGGATATGAGGGCATCAGCGATGGTGCGTGCTTGGATTTTTACCAGTTTGGGATCGAGCCAGATATGAGGATCCCTGCCCGAGGCATCGCTGTCATGGTCGTCATCATGACGATGCGATGTCATGGGGCGCAGCGTGATGCCTCTGCGAGTATCTATCATCGTCAGCTGGGGCATCATCCGGCTTATTTTCGGGATTAAGGCCTGTTCAAAGGGAACACCGATACGAAAAAACAAATCGGCATCGGACAGGGCGGCCATTTGGCGCGGATTAGCATCGTAGGTGGCGGGGCTGTCACCAGGCTGAACCAGTGCTTCCACCTGGACACGGTCGCCGCCGATCCGTTCGACGAAATAGCGCTGGGGGATCACACTGACAAAGATGGACAACGGCGCGGCATACGACGCCAGCGCGCCCCATACTACCGTCCATGCCAGAATACGTATCGTTTTTTTAATACCGCTCATCGCTCTAACCCGCCAGCAGTACGACTAGAAATACACAATGACATGGAAGCTCAGATTGTCCTCCATGCTGAGGAAAGGAATACTGGCACCCTTTTGCTGGATATTGACAGATTTGGGGTCTCCGCCACCGGAGGAACTCAGCGGCTTGATTTTTCCTGTCACCACCAGGGGCAGACCCATGGCTACCCGGCCGTAGGTTTCCGCATATTTATTTTTAAAGACACCGGCAATATTATTGGCCAGTTCACCAAAGGCGTCGGAGACCGCATCGGGTTCGATATCGCCTTCCATCATCAGCATTTTAGCGGTGATTTTAAGGGCGTTTTCTGCATTGGCGGCAATCATTACGTAGCCGACCCGGGACCCTCCAACCCCAACGATCGCAACAATATCTGACTCAACAGGGGTGATTTCATTGGAGACTTTTCCTGCAAAAAGCTCTACACCCATATACATGCTGAACGTGTCTTGGGTCGCCGAGGTGATGGTGAACATAATTTCTTCAAACGTCACGTCAGACGTTTTTTCATCGATGGACTGAGCCATGTAGGAACCTCCAGATTCTTTAGTAAAAATGATACTCAAATAAGGTTGCACTTTAGGGGGAAGGTCTGTATTTAGCAACAGTATTTTGCACGAAGCTGTTTTCAGCTTGCCTTTTTTTAACACGCACAGGGAATGGTTGAATATGCCTAAACGCACGGATATAAAGAAAATAATGCTGATTGGATCAGGGCCGATTGTGATCGGTCAGGCCTGTGAATTTGATTACTCGGGGGTTCAGGCATGCAAAGCGCTGCGCGAAGAAGGGTACGAGGTTGTTCTCATCAACAGCAATCCGGCTACGATTATGACGGATCCGGAATTTGCAGATCGTACATACATCGAACCGCTGACCGTAGATATGGTACAGGAAGTGATTCGCCGGGAGCGTCCCGATGCGCTACTTCCCACACTCGGAGGTCAGACCGCATTGAATTTAGCCATGGAACTGGACAGTGCCGGTATATTGGATCGCTTTCATGTGGAAATGATCGGTGCCAATGCCGATGTTATCGCCAAGGCGGAAGATCGGCAGCTTTTCAAAAAAGCCATGGAGCACATTGGGCTGGACATGCCGCGTAGCGGATCGGCGCACAGCATGGAAGAGGCGTTGAAGGTGCAGGCAGATATTGGCGCGTATCCACTGGTTATCCGTCCGGGATTTACCTTAGGCGGTACGGGCGGCGGGATTGCATATAACGATGAAGATTTTGCGGAGATTGTGGAGCGCGGACTGTTTTATAGTCCCACGTCAGAAGTTCTGATTGAAGAATCGGTATTGGGCTGGAAAGAATTCGAACTGGAAGTGATGCGCGATAAAAAAGACAACTGCGTCATCATCTGCTCCATTGAAAACATCGATCCCATGGGCGTGCATACGGGCGACAGTATTACGGTCGCACCGGCCCAGACGCTGACTGACCGGGAATATCAGATGATGCGTGACGCGTCCTTGGCGGTCATGCGCGAAATCGGCGTGGAAACCGGCGGATCCAATGTGCAGTTTGCGCTAAATCCCGACAATGGACGGTTGACGATCATTGAGATGAATCCCCGTGTATCCCGTTCCAGTGCACTGGCATCCAAGGCCACAGGCTTTCCCATCGCGAAGATTGCGGCCAAACTGGCCGTAGGATATACACTGGATGAACTGCAGAATGATATTACACGGGAAACTCCGGCCTGTTTTGAACCGTCCATCGACTATGTCGTAACCAAAGCCCCGCGTTTTGCCTTCTCCAAATTTGCCGCGTCGGACAACACGCTGGGAACGCAGATGAAATCGGTAGGGGAGGCCATGAGTATCGGGCGTACCTTCAAGCAGTCTTTGCAGAAGGCGTTGCGTTCGCTGGAAATCGGACGTTTTGGTTTTGGTGCCGATGGCAAGGACGGACCGTTTGAAGCCTACAGTGATGAAAAACTGGAGCAGGAACTGGTTCGGACCCATGCGGATCGCCTGATATGCTGTCGTGCGGCCTTTTTACGCGGATGGGATATGGAACGCGTCTTTTCAATGACAAAAATTGATCGCTGGTTCCTGCGTCATATGGAAGAACTGGCCGCCTTTGAGACGGAAATTAAATCGGCGGGCACGCTGGAAGCATTAACTGCAGATGAGCCGCTCTTCCGTCAGGCCAAAGAATTCGGTTATTCCGACCGCCAGATCGCCTTTTTACTGAAAACCAATGAAGCGGCTGTGCGTAACGCCCGAGAAACCATTGGTTTAAAACCGGTGTATGGCTGCGTGGATACCTGTGCGGCCGAATTTGTTGCCTACACGCCCTATTATTATTCCTATTACGGAACGGTCAACGAAAGCGAACCGACGGATCGCAAGAAGATCATGATTATCGGCGGTGGTCCCAATCGAATCGGGCAGGGGATTGAATTCGATTACTGCTGTGTACATGCCTCCTTTGCCCTGCGTGAGGCTGGCTATGAAACCATCATGGTCAACAGCAATCCGGAAACTGTGAGCACCGATTATGATACCAGTGACCGCCTTTATTTTGAACCGCTGACGCTGGAAGATGTCCTGCATATTTATCATCACGAAAAGTGCGATGGCGCCATTGTGCAATTAGGCGGTCAGACCCCGCTGAATCTGGCGGAGGAGCTTGAGGCGAACGGGGTGACCATTATCGGCACCAGTCCGCATAGTATTGAGCTGGCGGAAGACCGTAAATGTTTTCAGGAACTGGCCCATCGTATTAACGTGCGTCAGCCGGCCAATGGCCTGGCCGTGACGGTGGAAGAAGCGGAAGTCATTGCCGATCGCATCGGATACCCGGTGCTGATGCGCCCCTCCTTTGTTCTCGGTGGTCGTGCAATGGTTATTGTATACGATCGTAAGCATTTACACAAATATATGGATGAGGCGGTGATGGTTTCCAAAGACCGTCCGGTGTTGATTGATCATTATCTCGAGAATGCCATGGAAGTGGATGTGGATTGCATTTGCGACGGCGAAATGTCCGTTATCGGCGGCATCATGGAGCATGTGGAAATGGCCGGTATTCATTCCGGTGACAGTTCCTGCATGCTGCCCTCGCAGAATATTCCAGAGCATGTCTTGCAGGTCATTCGTGAGCATACCCATGCCTTTGCCAAAGAATTGAAAGTATGTGGACTGATGAATGTGCAGTATGCCATTCAGAATGATGAAGTCTATGTGCTGGAAGTGAATCC
Encoded here:
- a CDS encoding MinD/ParA family protein — encoded protein: MSKIISIHSFRGGTGKSNTTANLSALLALDGKRVGVVDTDIQSPGIHVLFGVHESDFSFMLNDFLWGQCEIEQTAHDVTSALGDSVSGRVFLIPSSAHAADIARVINDGYDMTLLSEGFKRLIDSLALDVLLIDTHPGLNEETLLSLAISNALVVVLRPDYQDYEGTGITVEVARELDVPTIQLLVNKTPASFDSNEVKKRVEEAYRLPVGAVIPHCDELMALASHEIFVVRYPDHAVTAHYRQLLACL
- a CDS encoding HAMP domain-containing protein, producing MNKFFTQRRITLVSAVVLYAVANYLSGKKYLPGCSFAELRPQICLPIFMGLYFGPVYGFITGAGGDGMGYLLAGINPLPLWDWSLANGLVGLIAGCVQRVQPRRITSLKGLQTLYMFLLLSTSVPFLFPSAMVVFSGSMSLKETFQRLFLPIFVTDALFAIMIIPVCLLVSGLLTRTISTAIFLMTTYLTSMVALGTFAACMVTVWGRNALSSLAASHLYTIGVLALLIILCGFALASHLVRRITRPLLALAQTADHISDEKYEEAENLKTLESRSDELGKLASAFRQMAAKVKIREATLKAEVRQLHIQIDRSKQKREVSKITGSDYFKTLKNKAAELRIKDTSS
- a CDS encoding cupin domain-containing protein produces the protein MKTILFGALAGLLLPLSIHAVSRDEIIRGLDLIPMNDGACSGFYKEMYACSINAAHAKARPASSLIYYLMPGGLFDPWHKLSSDEILVYHAGAPMQQLLIYPDGTMQELILGPDPTKGHHPQIIIPAETWMGFRILDDDPDAWGLYGVFCSPGWHYDDITMTTGPELGEKFPETVEKMKQLRMYDGQ
- a CDS encoding chemotaxis protein CheX, encoding MAQSIDEKTSDVTFEEIMFTITSATQDTFSMYMGVELFAGKVSNEITPVESDIVAIVGVGGSRVGYVMIAANAENALKITAKMLMMEGDIEPDAVSDAFGELANNIAGVFKNKYAETYGRVAMGLPLVVTGKIKPLSSSGGGDPKSVNIQQKGASIPFLSMEDNLSFHVIVYF
- a CDS encoding carbamoyl-phosphate synthase large subunit, encoding MPKRTDIKKIMLIGSGPIVIGQACEFDYSGVQACKALREEGYEVVLINSNPATIMTDPEFADRTYIEPLTVDMVQEVIRRERPDALLPTLGGQTALNLAMELDSAGILDRFHVEMIGANADVIAKAEDRQLFKKAMEHIGLDMPRSGSAHSMEEALKVQADIGAYPLVIRPGFTLGGTGGGIAYNDEDFAEIVERGLFYSPTSEVLIEESVLGWKEFELEVMRDKKDNCVIICSIENIDPMGVHTGDSITVAPAQTLTDREYQMMRDASLAVMREIGVETGGSNVQFALNPDNGRLTIIEMNPRVSRSSALASKATGFPIAKIAAKLAVGYTLDELQNDITRETPACFEPSIDYVVTKAPRFAFSKFAASDNTLGTQMKSVGEAMSIGRTFKQSLQKALRSLEIGRFGFGADGKDGPFEAYSDEKLEQELVRTHADRLICCRAAFLRGWDMERVFSMTKIDRWFLRHMEELAAFETEIKSAGTLEALTADEPLFRQAKEFGYSDRQIAFLLKTNEAAVRNARETIGLKPVYGCVDTCAAEFVAYTPYYYSYYGTVNESEPTDRKKIMIIGGGPNRIGQGIEFDYCCVHASFALREAGYETIMVNSNPETVSTDYDTSDRLYFEPLTLEDVLHIYHHEKCDGAIVQLGGQTPLNLAEELEANGVTIIGTSPHSIELAEDRKCFQELAHRINVRQPANGLAVTVEEAEVIADRIGYPVLMRPSFVLGGRAMVIVYDRKHLHKYMDEAVMVSKDRPVLIDHYLENAMEVDVDCICDGEMSVIGGIMEHVEMAGIHSGDSSCMLPSQNIPEHVLQVIREHTHAFAKELKVCGLMNVQYAIQNDEVYVLEVNPRASRTVPFVSKAIGIPLAKIAARVMAGEKLADLGFTEEVLPRHISVKEAVFPFVRFPRTDIVLSPEMRSTGEVMGIDPNKSMAYLKSQMAAGSVVPSGGSVFITMRDEDKQSIVPIARALQELGFIIYATAGTSTVLRNNGLASQAVFRISEGRPNILDMIEEKSVSWILNTPSTGPSPKVDEIRMRTRALMRGIPVTTTLAGASAAVDGLKELNKLKHMEVCSLQEYGRHAPKTNLKTTGSQKH